One Gaiellales bacterium DNA window includes the following coding sequences:
- a CDS encoding STAS domain-containing protein, giving the protein MTGSISVEDRDDAVVVHLVGEHDVSTIPLIGDAVSAAMARSDRVLIDLSGATFLDSSVLGVVLRSRDRCVVIAGDGSLAARRIALLGIGHLLHMGASFEEAVQRFVGPEPLPSDG; this is encoded by the coding sequence ATGACGGGAAGCATCTCGGTCGAGGATCGCGACGATGCGGTGGTGGTTCACCTCGTCGGAGAGCACGACGTGTCGACCATCCCGCTCATCGGCGACGCGGTCTCCGCGGCGATGGCACGGTCGGATCGTGTCCTCATCGACCTCTCCGGCGCCACATTCCTCGACTCGTCGGTGCTCGGCGTCGTGTTGCGCTCCCGCGACCGGTGTGTCGTGATTGCGGGGGACGGCTCCCTCGCCGCCCGGCGCATCGCCCTGCTCGGCATCGGCCATCTCCTGCACATGGGGGCGTCCTTCGAGGAGGCCGTGCAGCGGTTCGTGGGCCCCGAGCCGCTGCCGTCGGATGGCTGA
- a CDS encoding PAS domain-containing protein: MARPQSRYLLMGALIVVIALVNAVSFVLVRDAGSTLHDQATPRSLAVEQLRLDIADMNGAQNLYLIDPGGGRPVYVASRTAVRRDLAAVRPLETSADGRATLAGLIRDERAFERVDGQIWSSLQAGQVQVARSLAAGAETTTYTRMTAQATALDRDAVARRVAALDSYNTRERIALAVSLTFAAAALALTVVLLTERLRTGRRLDTSEAQFRTLLEELPAAVRIYDSARDRVTYANPRYLEMYGYTRRHIDSGLPLHWAERLHDDDRDRVVHGWLTAAARGRPWWDRYRWVSIDGQVLWVSDSERSLPGEPGQRLGIAMDVTEQEQVAAELEEQRRRYRTLVERMPLVVYIDGRAGDEAVYVSPQIETVLGVGVQEWYDAVGDVGFWERHVHPDDLERVKRAMGYDMPDRPPADYTILFRFLRGDGQYRWIVNEDVEVTGDDGRPLWRQGLIRDVHDRMLAEQRWEDLIHRLPGTVALWDKATESTVYASPHIEQLTGERPELWLGREGFERFRSRVHPDDLNDPERWRTDGMPSTYRWRRSDGREIWIREIDAPSPERESGIGVLLFDATVEMTAQMQLRDAQRKALESLAALVTAAEEERSRIATELHDDTVSDLTAVLMHIRLQMRRRPELEPLERVVSQALERTRRLMFELRPHILAHDGLHAAVEQTLKVAPAEQEWESAVDIDIPRQSDTLEALAYRSIRELVVNARKHSRAAHISVRGREVGGELEFVVQDDGVGFDPQAVALREGAILHIGLSSTRERLELAGGSLAIDAAPGAGARFTITLPAQPREQGAAPSPLTGEPV, encoded by the coding sequence GTGGCGCGACCGCAGTCCCGGTATCTGCTGATGGGCGCGTTGATCGTCGTGATCGCGCTCGTCAATGCCGTCTCGTTCGTCCTCGTACGGGACGCCGGGTCCACGCTCCACGACCAGGCGACGCCGCGATCGCTGGCCGTCGAGCAGCTGCGGCTGGACATCGCCGACATGAATGGCGCCCAGAACCTGTACCTGATCGACCCGGGCGGCGGCAGGCCGGTGTACGTGGCGTCCCGCACCGCCGTGCGCCGCGACCTCGCAGCCGTCCGGCCGCTCGAGACCTCCGCGGACGGCCGCGCGACGCTGGCCGGCCTGATCCGCGACGAGCGGGCGTTCGAACGCGTGGACGGGCAGATCTGGTCGTCGCTGCAGGCCGGTCAGGTCCAGGTGGCACGGTCGCTGGCGGCCGGCGCAGAGACGACCACGTACACCCGGATGACAGCGCAGGCGACCGCGCTCGACCGCGACGCGGTCGCCCGGCGCGTCGCCGCACTCGACTCCTACAACACCCGCGAGCGCATCGCCCTCGCCGTGTCGCTCACGTTCGCCGCCGCCGCGCTGGCACTGACCGTCGTCCTGCTCACCGAGCGGCTCCGCACCGGCCGGCGGCTCGACACCAGCGAGGCGCAGTTCCGGACGCTGCTCGAGGAGCTTCCGGCGGCCGTTCGCATCTACGACTCCGCACGCGACCGGGTGACGTACGCGAACCCGCGCTATCTGGAGATGTACGGCTATACGCGCAGGCACATCGACTCGGGCCTCCCCCTGCACTGGGCCGAGCGCCTGCACGACGACGACCGCGACCGCGTCGTCCACGGGTGGCTCACCGCCGCTGCCCGGGGCCGGCCGTGGTGGGACCGCTACCGGTGGGTCTCCATCGACGGGCAGGTGCTATGGGTCTCGGACTCTGAGCGGTCGCTGCCCGGTGAGCCGGGCCAGCGGCTCGGGATCGCCATGGACGTCACGGAGCAGGAGCAGGTCGCGGCGGAGCTCGAGGAGCAGCGCCGGCGCTACCGCACGCTCGTCGAACGGATGCCGCTCGTGGTCTACATCGACGGGCGCGCGGGCGATGAGGCCGTGTACGTCAGCCCGCAGATCGAGACCGTCCTCGGGGTCGGTGTGCAGGAGTGGTACGACGCGGTCGGCGACGTCGGCTTCTGGGAGCGGCACGTCCATCCGGACGATCTGGAGCGCGTCAAGCGGGCAATGGGCTACGACATGCCGGACCGGCCACCGGCGGACTACACGATCCTGTTCCGCTTCCTGCGCGGCGACGGCCAGTACCGCTGGATCGTCAACGAGGACGTGGAGGTGACCGGCGACGACGGCAGGCCGCTGTGGCGCCAGGGGCTGATCCGCGACGTCCACGACCGCATGCTCGCGGAGCAGCGCTGGGAGGACCTGATCCACCGGCTGCCCGGCACGGTGGCTCTCTGGGACAAGGCGACCGAGTCCACCGTGTACGCCTCACCGCACATCGAGCAGCTCACCGGTGAGCGCCCGGAGCTGTGGCTGGGCCGCGAGGGATTCGAGCGGTTCCGCTCGCGAGTGCATCCCGACGACCTCAACGACCCGGAGCGCTGGCGGACGGACGGCATGCCCAGCACGTATCGCTGGCGCCGCAGCGACGGGCGCGAGATCTGGATCCGCGAGATCGACGCGCCGTCGCCCGAGCGGGAGTCGGGCATCGGCGTGCTGCTGTTCGACGCCACGGTCGAGATGACCGCGCAGATGCAGCTTCGCGACGCGCAGCGCAAGGCGCTGGAGTCGCTCGCAGCGCTGGTCACGGCGGCGGAGGAGGAGCGCTCGCGGATCGCCACCGAGCTGCACGACGACACGGTGTCCGACCTGACGGCGGTGCTCATGCACATCCGCCTGCAGATGCGCCGGCGGCCGGAGCTGGAGCCGCTCGAGCGGGTGGTCAGCCAGGCCCTCGAGCGCACTCGCCGGCTGATGTTCGAGCTGCGCCCGCACATCCTCGCCCACGACGGCCTGCACGCGGCGGTCGAGCAGACGCTCAAGGTGGCGCCGGCCGAGCAGGAGTGGGAGAGCGCGGTCGACATCGACATTCCCCGGCAGAGCGATACGCTGGAAGCGCTCGCCTACCGGTCGATCCGGGAGCTGGTCGTGAACGCGCGCAAGCACAGCCGGGCCGCGCACATCAGCGTGCGGGGCAGGGAGGTGGGCGGCGAGCTCGAGTTCGTCGTCCAGGACGACGGCGTCGGCTTCGATCCGCAGGCGGTGGCGCTTCGCGAGGGAGCGATCCTGCACATCGGGCTGTCGAGCACGCGCGAGCGGCTCGAGCTCGCCGGCGGCAGCCTGGCGATCGATGCCGCGCCCGGCGCCGGAGCCCGCTTCACGATCACGCTCCCGGCCCAGCCGCGCGAGCAGGGGGCCGCGCCGAGCCCGCTGACCGGCGAGCCCGTCTGA
- a CDS encoding FliA/WhiG family RNA polymerase sigma factor produces the protein MQDEPRLSAETAETLWRRWSETRDVASRDRLVLSYAPMVKYLAMRKIRGAPNHVSLDDLVAAGLLRLVQAVEGFDPALGATFEQYAWTRVSGGMIDELRKADWAPRSVRRRQREIEEARGQLARRLGRAPTTAEIAARLGIDGAEIDALMADVDQADVSSLNSVVHDGEEGGIEIVDTLRSGGHSPEQAALAIERAAVIREALALLNDRERLIVRMVFVEGRSAREAARVLGVSESRVSQVSRDIRAKLAGHIDSYDAQAA, from the coding sequence ATGCAGGACGAACCCCGGCTGTCGGCCGAGACGGCCGAGACGCTGTGGCGGCGGTGGAGCGAAACTCGAGACGTGGCGTCCCGAGACCGCCTCGTGCTCTCGTATGCGCCGATGGTCAAGTATCTCGCCATGCGGAAGATCCGCGGGGCGCCGAACCACGTGTCGCTCGACGACCTGGTGGCCGCAGGGCTCCTGCGGCTCGTCCAGGCGGTGGAAGGATTCGACCCGGCGCTCGGTGCGACGTTCGAGCAATACGCCTGGACTCGCGTCTCGGGCGGCATGATCGACGAGCTGCGCAAGGCTGACTGGGCGCCTCGCAGTGTGCGCCGGCGCCAGCGGGAGATCGAGGAGGCGCGGGGCCAGCTCGCGCGGCGCCTGGGGCGCGCGCCGACGACGGCCGAGATCGCCGCGCGCCTCGGCATCGACGGCGCCGAGATCGACGCCCTGATGGCCGATGTCGACCAGGCGGACGTGAGCTCGCTGAACTCCGTCGTGCACGACGGCGAGGAAGGCGGCATCGAGATCGTCGATACGCTCCGGTCGGGCGGCCACTCGCCCGAGCAGGCTGCGCTGGCGATCGAGCGCGCCGCCGTGATCCGTGAGGCGCTGGCGCTGCTCAACGATCGCGAGCGCCTGATCGTGCGCATGGTGTTCGTCGAGGGGCGGTCGGCGCGGGAGGCCGCCCGGGTGCTCGGCGTATCGGAGTCACGCGTCAGCCAGGTGTCCCGGGACATTCGTGCCAAGCTCGCGGGCCACATCGACAGCTATGACGCTCAGGCTGCCTGA
- a CDS encoding response regulator transcription factor, which translates to MPTATINVLVVDDHVATRAGLKAILAGELDIVVVGEAGTAEAAVAMAARRRPDVVIMDLRLGTSMAGFDATREVLSADPSIGVLLFTAFGERQLLAHGLECGARGFVVKENKSPATMRFSLNYAVRRRRAGARVRCWCGPGVVPERAAGMSIADLIHARRAELRGRMAVAVAHDDNLLAGTTADEMGFLVALLRDLLDESHRQEAMPIVAAVRARWAREGYAPADAPT; encoded by the coding sequence GTGCCGACTGCAACGATCAACGTCCTCGTCGTCGACGACCACGTCGCGACGCGCGCCGGCCTGAAGGCGATCCTCGCGGGCGAGCTGGACATCGTCGTGGTGGGCGAGGCCGGCACCGCGGAGGCTGCCGTGGCGATGGCGGCCCGGCGGCGTCCGGATGTCGTCATCATGGACCTGCGCCTGGGGACGTCGATGGCCGGCTTCGACGCCACCCGAGAGGTGCTGAGCGCCGATCCGTCGATCGGCGTGCTCCTGTTCACCGCCTTCGGTGAGCGCCAGCTGCTGGCGCACGGTCTCGAGTGCGGCGCACGCGGGTTCGTCGTCAAGGAAAACAAGAGCCCCGCAACCATGCGGTTTTCGCTCAACTACGCCGTTCGCCGACGTCGTGCAGGCGCTCGAGTGCGGTGCTGGTGTGGTCCCGGTGTGGTCCCGGAGCGAGCGGCCGGCATGAGCATCGCCGACCTGATCCACGCTCGGCGCGCCGAGCTCCGCGGCCGGATGGCCGTCGCGGTCGCCCACGACGACAACCTGCTCGCCGGAACCACCGCGGACGAGATGGGGTTCCTGGTCGCGCTGCTCCGCGATCTACTCGACGAGTCGCACCGTCAGGAGGCGATGCCGATCGTCGCCGCGGTCCGCGCGCGCTGGGCGCGCGAAGGCTACGCGCCGGCGGACGCGCCGACGTGA